DNA from Carassius carassius chromosome 25, fCarCar2.1, whole genome shotgun sequence:
TCACAGGTAACGTATCTCTGGACCTTGTTTCAGTTTTACCAGCCTGTTTGTAGTTCTGTTTCTCTTCAGAtatacactaccggtcaaaagttttggatcagtaagacttaaaatgttttttttaaagaagcctattctgcttatcaaggctgcagtttttttttttttcaaaaattcagaaaaaaaaacaacagtaatcttgcaaaatcTTAGAAATCCTTGCTATCAGTTCTTAACAATTTAGCATATCGTTGCTGaataaacgttaaaaaaaaaaaagaaatgaagtatactgacctcaaacttttgaacagtagtgtataatgttagaaaatatttctttttgtaatgaatgttcttctttttaactttttatttatcaaagaatcctgaaaaaagtttcaggttccaaaaaaagaaagaaaataaagcagaACAACAGTTTCCAGAACTGAtaaaaaaatctgcatattagaataatttctgaagatcatgtggcaCGGaattactggagtaatgatgctgaaaatacagctgcacatcagaggaataaattaaaatttaatgtatattaaaatagaaaagagttattttacatcataataagatttcacagtattatttataataatttattatatattattattttttaccctgtattttatatcaaataaatgctgccttgaagagcataagaaactcctttaaaaaaaaatcgttctgttcccaaacttttgaccagtagtgcatGTCAGAGTGAACTTTACATGTTAAATGAAAGTAATAGATATCTTAAGTGGTTAAGCTGGACTACACCCTCATAGATCAGCCAATAATGTCGTCCAAAGCTCTGATCtgacagaaaatgtttttaatttttaatatttaaataatttaaataattaaaaactgtagacttattaaattttatatttaaaatcaccaATTAAATCTGAGAACTGTCGCATTAATGTTGTTTCTTCTGCTCAAATAGCATCAGAAAAAGCATATTTGCTTGTCTCTGAATGCTGACTGTTTCTATGGGGGAAATATGACGTCACGCCGTAGGCGGATCGGCGGTTAGCGTCACACTTTTACAAAGGCTTTTGGGTTATCGCAAAAAAGCTCTGTGTTCAGCCATAGTTCATGAAACTGACACATTTTGGCCATCAAGATAAtcttcacaaagaaaaataactttGGAGAATTGTGAAGCCTAAATAAAAGCTCCAGAACTTAAAAGCTAAGCTCAGGCTATAATCAAACTAGGGTCGCTCGCCTTCAGCGTCCCCAGCTCCACGCTTCACCAAAACTTTATCAAACTTACTTTAACATGTTCAGTGAGAAGGATTTACTCTGTATATGAAGTTAAATCCACGCTACACAAACCTTTTCTTATTAACtggaataaatacaaaactagagccaaactgaaactgaaatgagacatgaataaatgaaataGTCCTAACTAAAGGACATGTGAAAGCATGTATTTTCGAAATAAGGTGCATTAAAGGTCAAGAAATCcttgattaatatgaatattttaattaaaaacgtgTCTCCGTGTACTATTCACTTTTTTTAGTGAATAAAGTACCACATCTCAGCTTTGTTAGGGTGGATAAGTTacacaaaatgttgttttatcCTTGCTTGTAGGAAATCCTCATATGCTTTCTAACAGCTTCATGTGGCCGTAAACATTGACATCTAACATGGCTTTAAGCACTATGCATTGTTAAAGTGTGACTTTCACTGTGACTAAGCTGCTGAATGTAGCGTTTACATGGAATCATCCTAACAGTTTACATTACGAACACTAAAAGCTTTCAGTAGGAAAGCGATAAAACGAGCATCTTCCCTCTGAAGACTTGTGTTACATTTCTGggcaaaacaataataaatacatagtCGACCAACAATATAAAATCCGGGAAACTATTAATTGGTTATTCTACAATTAATTGTATTACAAATTATACTACAACTGGAAGATACTGTAAATTGATAAACTGTTCGGCGTGATGACATTTAATGTCTCAGGCAGTGCCTGTAGCAGCTTCTTAACAACATCTTTTTTAAGAAacataacaatttaaaaaaatcaggaGTGAGGTGtaactggtgtgttttatgttttatgtcgTAGAATCTTGAGCCTGTGTGAACCACGGGCCATATTTTAAGGATTTAACCAAAGTCCCATTCAAAAAACCCTTTGACTCTGGGACGATGCAACCGGAAATACTGAAATACTAACTCACTTCTGGGTTTTTGCCTACAAATTGACATCATAGTTCCACAACTCTATTGCAAAAGGGTCTTCTGATGGCAGCTGCAATGACTTCACCGGATAGCAATCAGCTCCTTTACTCAGAAGGCAAGGCTTCCTTCGATAGAGCGGCCATATTAAGCGTTGcctttttccccattcaaaactatacgagtgTCAGGTCTTGGGTAATCTGTAGTCTTTGAAAAAGTCTGTTCTGTCTCATCAGGTCctaagggctttttttttttttaggttaataATTACACTGATATGAACAATTATACTAATACTTTGTTAATAATAGAATACAGCAACACATTTGGCTATATGCAAATATGTGTAGTTTAAGATGAAAATGTGTAATAGTTCATGTTGACAATGAGTGCAGAGAGAGTATGAACACATCGGTCTAATAAGTTTTACTCTTTCTTCCTCTGCTTTCAGAAAGAaaccatttaaaacatttcattcaaACAGCACACATAAAGATGATTAACAAAAGAACTCTTCACCAAGTCGCTGGGTTTGTCAGCGTCGCCAGCACTATCTGTTTAGTTCTCTTCTGCCAAACATCTACCAGGAGTTTTCTCACAGATTCATGTGTCTGTAACTGTGCAATGGATTCGGAGGATCTTTTGTGGTTTTCTCAACGATATAAACCCTCTGCCAACGTGACACTTAACACCAAGAACAGCCCACTGGATTGGCACACCTATTGGTGGTGGAGGGTAAGCACAAGGCTCTTCAGTCTGTGGAACTGTGTGGAACAGTAGCTGTGCTGTTTATTAATCGTTTACAATTACATTGACACATTCATAGAGTGCATTTGAGgtacatatttttcaaatatgtgtGTTCACTCAAAACTGAACCCATGACCTAGGTATTGCTAGCATCTAAACTACAGGAAGTGTTCTTTTTTGCATACAATTGGCAGGAATCAGGCAAGTCAATGTTCTTGTGATATCATATGTCACAAAATGATAATGCAATTCTGTTAGTATAGTAATAGATCAAATATTGCGTAAGAGTTTTTGTGTTCTCAATGGCATGCAGGGTCAAGTCTGGCCCACTACTTTCCTATTGCCCTTTGATTATCCTGTATAATATTAGGGCAAAAAGCCCATTTAAAGAGAAGTTTCACGATTCAGTACTCTTAAAAACTTTCATTTATTAGTTTCCCTGTTCAAGAGGAGATGAAAAAGCTTCATGAATCTAAATGTGTTTGTCACTTGTTGGAAATGTATCCAGCTTCAGTCTAAATGCTGGAAACACCACTTGATACTCTGAGCTCTCGGCTCACCAGGAAACTGAAGGTGTCTGACGTCACACAGTTATCAGCACACTGCCTTTCCAACATACATGACAGCACAGAATATGGCAGAACAAAACCACCTTCTAAATACAAGAGTCAATGGCCTGTTAGTGAAGACATCATCTCAGTCCAGCTGCTCTTAGAAGCTCTGGTTACACAGAAACACTGTGTCCTGATGGACGTGCTCGGATTGCACATGCTCATACACTGTTTTTATCATGAAATATAAAGGAAACAACATTGACGTTGTCATGATTGTATTGCTGATTTGATATGTGCTACCTGATTGTGAGTATGGCAAGTGCTTGGGATTTCAAGATTTAGCTTTTGGTCTTGGTCTTtcataaaaacaatttttaaataaaactttgctTGCTCTGTTTGTTGCTATGGAATATGTAATGTTAcatcactgtatatatatatatatatatatatatatatatatatatatatatgacatatgaGTCTCCTTTTTATGCAgattttgtgaaatgtattacAGCACAACAATAATCAATTTTACGTTTAACTCCCAATTTTGtcacattgttttaaaatgtttaacaggGTCTACAAAACGAATCAACTGTAGCCAACTACAACAAAGTGGTGGAGGTGTTGTTGTCCCTCTTCCCAGATAAAGAGCACTACTCCGACAGCAGTCCCAGCCGCTGCAGGACCTGTGCTGTAGTGGGCAACTCGGGCAACCTCAACGGATCCCATTATGGGGCGCTCATAGATTCACAAGACTTCGTTATAAGGTACTACATGAGTCCACTGTCACAGAAAACAGGCAATGCTAATTTGGATAACACTGTGGGATAGATTTGACATTTGCATATGCTAACATAAACACTgcttattttcttaaaataaaacaacagccaaaaaaaaaaaaaaaaaaagaacaaaccttttgtattttatctatctgttttctttttatttattatacaatcaacaaaagcaaaagaggcctcttacactagcttgctctattctttttctattcagttttttattatattatttaaaaaaaacttgcattaagctaactgagacttgttatagcatttatatatgattgctcttttgttgattttgattccttccattgtcctcatttgtaagtcgctttggataaaagcgtctgctaaatgaataaatataatgtaaatgtattaaaatatcatttatccAAACTTTGTTCATCTGTGTTACCTGTGTGCTGTTATCTCAGGATGAATGAGGGCCCAACAGAAGGTTTTGAGCAGGACGTGGGCTCTAAGACCACTCACCGTGTCATCTACCCCGAGAGCGCTGTGGACATGGACGAGACGACTCACCTCATTCTGTTACCCTTTAAGATTCTGGATCTGCAGTGGCTCGTCAGCATCTTCACCACCAGACACATTGATCTGTGAGACCTGTTCCTCGTGTTTCTCAGCTTTACATTAACAGCTTCTGTTGCTGGATGTTGTTGGCTATTGATTGTTGAGAACTTTCTACTGTACTGTTTCTTTTAGTAATTATTTTGTACTGtctgttgaaatgtttttattgtgcaGTAGATTGGTCAACCCATGGTTGAGCTTAATAGTGCAATATTAataacattgacattgacaacaaTGGTCATGTTTGGAAAGGAATACCAGCTTATAACTTGTGAAAGTGAACACTGGAATGGTTTGAAAACCCTTGTTGTAATCTAATGTTTTGGtgagcttaaaggaatagttcaaccaaaaatgaaaattctatatatatttttttccttaaaaccCATATCATTCAACACacacaactttttatttatttatttgtgaaggcTGTGATTTTTGAAAGAATATTCTGGCCGCTCTTTTAtatactatgaaaaaaaaaaaaaagaactggtgctgtcaagctccaaaatacTATATGAGAAACCTACCTTTTCAGTCTTCTAGAGTGTTGCTCTGATCTTTGCAAAAATTTAAGCAGATCAACTTCAAATCTTAACAGCAAAAACTCATGGACTTTAGGTTGATTAGTCAAACCATTCTCAAATATCTTGCAAACAATTTCAATGAAGAGCACTT
Protein-coding regions in this window:
- the LOC132104559 gene encoding CMP-N-acetylneuraminate-beta-galactosamide-alpha-2,3-sialyltransferase 1-like yields the protein MINKRTLHQVAGFVSVASTICLVLFCQTSTRSFLTDSCVCNCAMDSEDLLWFSQRYKPSANVTLNTKNSPLDWHTYWWWRGLQNESTVANYNKVVEVLLSLFPDKEHYSDSSPSRCRTCAVVGNSGNLNGSHYGALIDSQDFVIRMNEGPTEGFEQDVGSKTTHRVIYPESAVDMDETTHLILLPFKILDLQWLVSIFTTRHIDLTYMHVKPSIKADRNKVMILHPAFMKYVYESWLKSHGGYPSTGFISLIFALHICDEVSVFGFGPSKEGAWHHYFEDFSSDSNGGPHDGDFEGKVIAKLHQKHRITMYKGW